GGCAAGCGGACGGAAAGAAAGCGGATTTGAAAACTTGAAAACAAGATTTCAAGATTGCAATCTTTCAAGAAAGCAGGAAAGCAAACCGGATGGAATGATTGAAAGAAAGCAGTCATTCAATCGGGAAAGCAAACAGGCTGCAAAGAAAGCAAGCTGCCTTTGTGGAATGAATGAAAACAAAGAAGCAAGAAAGAAAACAATCCGGCTTTGCAGAATAATAGCAGTCATTCCGGCTTTCATGCTTTCAGTATGGAACGAAAGAAAACCATCCGTCAAATTGTACGGATGGAAAACAATAATGATGTATCACAAAAAAGAATTATTACAATGAAGAAAGAGACCTTGTATGTGGCTTTCTCCACCCAAAAGGGCGGGGTCGGCAAAACAACGTTCACCGTCTTGGTGGCAAGTTACCTGTATTACTTGAAAGGCTATAACGTGGCGGTCGTGGATTGCGACTACCCTCAACATTCCATTTCCGCCATGCGTAAACGGGATGCCGAACAGGTGAACAGCGATGAGTATTACAAACAGCTTGCCTTTCACCAGTTCAAGACACTGGGAAAGAAAGCGTACCCTGTCCTTTGCAGTTCACTGGACGAAGCGATAAAAACGGCGGATGAATTTCTTGCGTCTGTCGGGACGGACTACGATGTGGTCTTTTTCGACCTGCCGGGAACGGTGAACAGTGAGGGCGTAATCAACTCCCTTTCAGGGGTGGATTATATTTTCACTCCCATTGCTGCCGACCGGGTGGTATTGGAAAGCAGCCTTTCCTTTGCGGTGGCTATCCATAAACTGCTGGTGAAAAATGAAGCGTGCCGACTAAAAGGGCTGCACCTGTTTTGGAACATGGTAGATGGCAGAGAGAAAACAGACCTCTACACCCTCTATGAGCAGACCATCAGGGAACTGGAACTGCCCCTTATGAAAGTATTTATCCCGGACACCAAAAGATTTAAAAAGGAACTGGACGCACTGCGTAAAACCGTGTTCCGTTCCACGCTGTTTCCGGCGGACAAACGGCTGGTAAAGGGCAGCAACATGGAAGAACTGATAACCGAAATCGCATACCTTATAAAACTGTAACGATATGGCAAAGCAAAGCGGCGGGAAACCGCAAATAGACGAGGATTTTATGAAAGAGATTATTTCACAGGGCTTACCCGTGAAGAAACAGGAAACACCAACAGTGACGGTGAAAACGGCAGTAGAAACACCGGACAAACCGGATGATAAGCCGGAAACGGCAGATAAAGGGGAAATCAAGGCAGAGCCAAAGGAAGAAAAGGCGGCGAAAGAACCTGCCCGCCGGAAAAAGAACACTCCGGGCGATTACCGGGAAACCTACTTCATGCGGGTGGACTTGACCGACCGTCAGCCGTTGTACGTCAGCCGTACCACCCATGAAAAGCTAATGAAGATAGTAACCGTTATCGGCGGACGCAAGGCGACCGTGAGCAGCTATGTAGAAAATATCCTGCTCCGGCATTTCGACCAGTTTCAGGACGAGATAAACGAACTGTACGAAAGCAAATTTGAAAAGCCGTTCTGATATGTTGAAGTGGTTTATTATCGGAACACTCCTGTATTACGCCATCCTCTTATGGCGATACAGGGATAGCTTGGGAACATGGTTCACGGGTAGGAAAAAGCAGCCGGAACAACCGGAAAGCAAACCGACCGGGAAAACCGGAAACAGTGATTGCCTTGTAGGTGCAAGCCGTTACCGGATGGGACAAATGAGGACAAACGGGGACATCTTAGGACACCTTTCAAAAGGGGTTGATAATGCTTCTATATTTGTCCCGCAAAATGATGAAACGGTGATTGAAACGCCTGATAACGAATTGGCAGAGGAAAGAAACGCCGATATTCCGCAAGCGATTGAAACCGAGTTTGAAATGGAATTTGAAACGGAAGATGCAGAAGAAACAGACGTTTCGCCGGATGAAATCGAAGCGGAAGAAATCGCCTGTTACATGGGCGGCGGTGAGCCTGAAATGGCACAGGGCATCACGCTGGGGGAACTGGCGCAAATGGTACAGGTCATTCAGGTTAAGCAAGCGTCCGAAGCGGAAGAACGGCAAGTGGTACAAACCATCTGCCGGACGGAAACAAACCTGTTTCATTCGCTGGTGGAACAGATTAACGGGGGCAGGTCACGGGTGGCGGAACTTTTACAAAAGCATGAGATACCCGTACCCGCCACCGTCCCGGCTGCCGGAAGTAATGAAATGGCAGCCTTTGACATGAACGATTTTCTTTAATGGTAAACTTTAAATAATAAGATGATGAAACAAAGAGATTACGGTTAAGACAAACCTTTCTGAACACTGGGGACACTCCCCCGCAACCACAAAAATATCAATTATTAATCACTCCGCCGGGCGGACTATCCAACCGCCCGGCTATTTAAAAATCAATGTATTTATAATGAAAAAGAAAGTTCTCTTTTCGGCAGTCGCTCTATTGGCTGCATCCTCTGCTTTTGCACAAGGTAACGGCATGGCGGGTATTACAGAAGCCACCAATATGGTAACCAGTTATTTTGACCCGGCGACAAAATTAATTTACGCTATCGGTGCGGTGGTCGGCTTGATTGGCGGCGTGAAAGTGTATGGAAAGTTCAGCAGTGGCGACCCTGACACCAGTAAAACGGCGGCATCATGGTTCGGTGCGTGTATTTTTTTGATTGTAGCTGCCACCATCCTGCGTTCATTCTTCCTCTAAAAGAACGGACTATGGCAGACTATCCGATTAACAGGGGGATAGGCAAGCCAGTTGAGTTTAAAGGGTTGAAAAGCCAGTATCTTTTCATTTTTGCGGGCGGGCTGTTAGCCCTGTTCGTACTTTTCATCATCATGTACATGGTGGGTATCAACCAGTGGGTGTGCATCATCTTCGGCGTTACCTCGGCAACGCTGCTTGTATGGCAGACATTCCGGCTGAACGAGAAGTACGGGACACATGGGTTAATGAAATTGTCCGCACGCAAAAGCCACCCTTTCCATATCATCAACCGCAAAGCCATATCCCGATTATTCCATTTAAAACAAACATCGAAATGAGAAATATATTAAAAGCTACCACGCTGGAAAACAAGTTTCCACTGTTCACCGTGGAAAACGGGTGCATCGTTTCCAAAGATGCCGACATAACAGTGGCGTTCCGGGTGGAACTGCCCGAACTGTTCACCGTCACGGCAGCCGAATACGAAGCGATACATTCCGCTTGGAACAAGGCGGTAAAGGTGCTGCCCGATTACAGCATCGTACACAAACAGGACTGGTTCATCAAAGAGAACTATGCGCCTGACATCCAAAAGGATGATTTGAGTTTCCTTTCCCGTTCTTTTGAACGCCATTTCAATGAACGACCGTTCTTAAACCATACCTGCTATTTGTTCCTGACAAAAACGACAAAGGAACGTAGCCGGATGCAGAGTAACTTTTCCACCCTTTGCCGGGGCTTCCTTGTCCCCAAAGAGATAAAGGACAGGGAAACGGTTACAAAGTTTCTTGAAGCGGTGGGACAGTTTGAAAGCATTATGAACGATAGCGGTTTCATTACCCTTACCCGTCTGACTTCGGACGAGATAATCGGAACACGGGAAACGGCGGGTATCGTAGAAAAATACTTTTCACTCTCACAGACCGACACCACCATGCTCAAAGATATCTCACTGGGGGCTGACGAAATGAAGATTGGGGATGACATTCTTTGCCTGCATACCCTTTCGGATGCCGAAGATATGCCGGGAAAGGTCGGAACAGATACCCGTTATGAAAAGCTATCCACCGACCGGAGCGATTGCAGGTTATCTTTTGCTTCTCCGGTGGGCGTACTGCTCTCCTGCAATCATATCTATAACCAGTACATCTTCATTGACGACCATACGGAGAACCTGAAACAGTTTGAAAAGATGGCTCGCAATATGCACTCCCTTTCCAAATACAGCCGTGCCAATCAGATTAACAAGTCTTGGATAGAGGAATATTTGAATGAAGCCCATTCACTGGGGCTTATCTCCGTCCGTTGCCATTGTAATATCATGGCATGGAGTGACGACCGGGACGAACTGAAACACATTAAAAATGATGTGGGGTCACAGCTCGCACTTATGGAGTGCAAGCCACGCCACAACACCACCGACACGCCGACCCTGTTTTGGGCGGGCATACCCGGCAATCAGGCGGACTTTCCGGCGGAAGAAAGTTTCTACACCTTTATAGAACAGGCTCTTTGCCTGTTTACCGAAGAAACGAACTACAAAAGTTCGCTTTCCCCCTTTGGTATCAAGATGGTGGATAGGGTAACGGGAAAGCCCTTGCACATTGACATTTCAGACTTACCCATGAAACGGGGTATCATTACCAATCGTAATAATACCCTATATTTTTGCCGTTTTTATATTGTTTGAATTTATATATAAATAGCTGATATTTAGAGATTGTTAGGAAAATGATTTGGCTTTTGATTTGCTATTTTTTCCGATAATCTCTATTTTTGTATGCAAATCGTATGTACAAAATAGACATATAACAATAAACAAGGCAGCCTATGTTCAAGTATTCAAAAGATGGCATATCCGTACTGTCGGTACTGGATGCACGCAGGGCGAAGAAAAGCGGTCTGTTCCCTGTCAAGATACAAGTGATACACAACCGCAAGCAGAAATATTATTCCACCGGAAAGGAATTGTCCAAAGAGGACTGGGAAATCCTTGCCGAAAGCAAGAGCCGCAGACTGATTGAGATACGGGCAAGCGTGGAAAACAGTTTCTCCATCATAAAAAGCCAAGTGGAAGCCCTTGCGGAACGTGGGGACTTCTGTTTCGATGCGCTCAGCATGAGGTTGGGCAGATGTACTGGTACAACCCTTAACACAGCCATACAGGGGAAAATAGACGCATTCAAACTCAACGGGCAGGTAAATTCCTATTATAACTATCGCAGCACGTTGAAAAGCATAGAACGGTTCGCAGGCGGCAGCGTGCCGTTCTCTGCGGTTTCTGCGGACTGGCTGTCACGCCTTGACAAGTTCCTGCGGAACGAGGGCAAGACCGTCACCACCATAAATTTCTATATGAAAGCCCTTAAATGTGTGGTGAATGACGCAAGGCGCAACGGGATTTTGAAAGAAGCCCAATACCCGTTCGGCAGGGGAAAGTACGAGATTCCGAGCGGCAACAGCCGAAAGTTAGCCTTGACGATGGAACAGATAAAAAAAGTCGTGACATACAAGGGCAGCAAGACCGTTGAAAAGTACCGGGACTTTTGGTTTTTCTCCTACCTGTGCAACGGAATCAATTTCAGGGATATGCTTTTCTTGCGGTATGGGAACATCGTGGACGGTGAAATCTGCTTTGTACGCTCCAAGACATCGCACACGTCCAACCATATACGGGAAATAAGGGCGGTGCTCACTCCCGAAATGCGGGATATTATAAAACGGTGGGGAAACCCGGACGAAGGGAATCCCGATACTTTCCTTTTCAAGTATGCCAAAGACACGGAGGACGAATTTGTCATTTCCAATATTGTCAGACGGGTAACGCACCGTTGCAACATCGCTTTGGCTAAAATAGCCCAAGCTGTCGGTGTCCCCCGTTTCACGACCTATTCCGCCCGGCATTCCTATGCGACTGTCTTAAAACGTAGCGGAACGAACATCGCTTACATATCCGAGAGTTTGGGGCATTCAAGCCTTGCCATCACGGAGAACTACCTCGCCAGTTTCGAGCAGGAGGAGCGGATAAGGAATGCGCAGTTATTAACCAAATTCGATTGAGCCATGCCGAACAAGAAAACCAAGACGGTGAAGATTAGACACCTTGAATGTTTCAGTGCCATTTACGGGGAACTGGCGCAGAATCCCGAATATGCAGGCTACGAAATAGAAGAAGCCGTACTGCAAGTAAAATCATATATTCCCCCCGCCGTCAAAGACGTGGACAAGGCGATAGAGAAAATAAGGTTCAGCCATGCCACCCGTAAATACAAGTACCCCGTATTCGAGGGCAGGGAACTGATAGACCAAAAGACATTGGCGAAAATGGCGGGCGTGAGCAGGCAGACCGTAGCCCGGTGGGAGGAACTCGGTTTCATATCCCGTTCGGACATAGGGCTGTCGGGAAGCAAATATTTCGTAATAAAAGAAGTCGTTTCCCAACTTGAAAGGTTAAAGGATGTAAAATAGCGGCATTCGCATAATCACTTAACATACATAGGACAAACGGTGTGTTGGAAGGACAAAAATCGCCAATACATCGTTTGTCCCTTTTTTATCCCGTTCCAATCTTGCCGGATGTCCTGCATTGTCCCAAGTTGTCCGGTCTGTGTCAAGTGATTAGTAATTGAATAATCGGTTTCTTTTATTCTTCCTTTGCGGCATCAACCGGTTGCAACGGCTATGACGGTAGCCAAGTAATAACTAAAAAAGGAAGAAAATATGACAAACATTATTTTGACAACGCCCGAAGAACTCCGGGCTATCGTGAGCGAAACCGTTTCCCAGTCATTGGCTGGATTCACCCAGCCGAGGAACGAACCCGACAACCTCACGCCCGATGTGGCGGTAGAGGTGCTGGAACGACACGGTTTTCTGATTTCAAAGGCACGGCTCTACAAGCTGACCGCCAAAAAGGAAGTGCCGTTCCGCAAATACGGGAACAAATTGCTTTTCTCACGGAAAGAGCTTCTCACGTGGGCGGAAAACCTTGCAAAAAGGGTAAACGACAAGGACGAGGCGGCACTCGCCATCGCCAAGAGCGCAAACCGGAAAATCCGTAATTATGGAAAATAAGAGGAAAGAAGAAGCCGGGCAGGATGTCACCATGCAGAAAGAGGATTTCGCAGCCCTTTGGAAAACCATTCATCTGAAAGTGACGGACACTTATGAAGTGCCGCCCGAAATACTTTGGGTGAACGGCTCTACCATTGGCACGCTGGGTAATTTCAGCGCATCCACGGGTAAAGCCAAGAGCAAAAAGACATTCAACATCTCCGCTATCGTTGCGGCAGCGTTGAAGAATGACGAGGTACTGAAGTATTCGGCATGCCTGCCACCGAACAAACGGAAAATCCTCTATGTAGATACCGAGCAGAGCAAATACCATTGCCATAAGGTAATGGAGCGTATTTTGCGGCTTGCAGGACTGCCTACCGACAAGGACAGGGAGGATTTTGTTTTCATCGTGCTAAGGGAGCAGACACCCGACAAGCGGAAGCAGATTATCGGCTATATGCTGGAAAATATGCCCGATGTGGGGTTGCTCATCATTGACGGAATCCGTGATTTGATGTACGACATCAACAGCCCCAGCGAATCGACAGACCTAATCAACCTCTTAATGCGCTGGTCAAGCGGATATAACCTGCATATCCATACCGTACTGCATTTGAACAAGGGGGATGACAACACAAGGGGGCATATCGGTACGGAGTTGAACAACAAGGCTGAAACCGTCCTGCAAATCACGAAAAGCCAGCAGGACGGTAACATAAGCGAGGTAAAGGCGATGCACATACGTGACCGGGAGTTTGACCCGTTCGCATTCCGTATCAACGACAGCGCATTGCCGGAAGCTGTGGACGGTTATGTATTCAAGCAGCCCAGCCAAGACAGGGGCTTTCCACTGGCAGAACTGACGGAGCAACAGCACAGGACGGCTTTGGAAAACGGTTTTGGCAAACAGGTTATATATGGTTACGAGAATGTCCTAAAGACCTTGAAACAAGGCTATGCAAGTATCGGCTACGAGCGTGGGCGCAATATCCATGTGGAACTGAACAAGTTCCTTGTGAACAAGCGCATGATTGTGAAAGAGGGTAAGGGTTACCGCTATAATCCCGATTTCCATTATTAAAAGTCAGTTTGGTTTAGTCCGGGTGTATATATAAGAGGAACGGACTTACTATTTCCCTGTATCGGAACAAGCAGGTTTAGTATGGTACGGGTATATATATAACGAACTAAACAGGACTGGCGCATTTTTCAACTATTTTTTAATCCCCAAAAAAGAAAATGTTATGAACATCGAAGATGTAAAACAAATACCCATCGCAGACTATCTGCATAGTTTAGGTTACTCTCCTGTCAAGCAGCAGGGTAACGGCTTATGGTACAAATCACCGTTAAGGGAGGAACACGAACCGTCTTTCAAGGTGAACACTGACCGCAACCTTTGGTATGACTTTGGCGCAGGCAAGGGCGGCAACATCATCGCACTGGCAAAGGAACTCTATTGTTCCGACAGCTTGCCATACCTTTTAAACCGGATAGCGGAACAGACACCGCACATCCGTCCGGTCAGTTTTTCTTTTCCCCAGCGTAGGAAAGAACCGAGTTTCCAGCATTTGGAAGTCCGTGACCTTACCCATCCGGCATTGCTCCGTTACTTGCAGGGACGGGGTATCAATATCGAACTGGCAAAAAGAGAATGTAAGGAACTCCATTTTACCAATAACGGCAGACCGTTCTTCGCTATCGGTTTCCCGAACATGACAGGAGGTTATGAGGTGCGCAACTCTTTTTTCAAAGGCTGCATCGCCCCGAAAGACATCACCCATATACGGCAGCAGGGAGAGCCGAGAGAGAAATGTCTGGTGTTCGAGGGTTTCATGGACTACCTCTCTTTCCTTACGCTCCGCATGAGGAACTGTCCGACCATGCCCGACCTTGACAGGCAGGATTATGTCATTCTTAACTCTACCGCCAATGTGTCGAAAGCCCTTGACGTGATGTCCCCGTATGAACGCATCCACTGTATGCTTGACAATGACAAGGCTGGATATGAAGCGACACGGGATATCGAGTTGGAATACTCCTACCGTGTACGTGACTTCTCACACAATTACAGGGGATATTCGGACTTGAACGATTACCTGTGCGGCAGGAAGCAGGAACGGAAAAACGCAGCCAGCCAAGTGCAGGAAACGAAGCAGGAAACCGGACAACGTGCCGCCCCAAGACAAAAGAGAGGCAGGGGCATTTAATCCGGCAGGACTACCAACGGCTGGCGGTTTATTTGGAGAGCAAGGTTATGTTTCGGTATACCGAAACCATCTTGCTTTGCTCACCGCAAAGGAAATCGCTCCCGTTGGTCGCAATTTCTAATATACCACCTAAAAGTAAAAAGACATGAAGAAGATACAGGACAAGCCGGGCGGTCGTCCGG
The nucleotide sequence above comes from Bacteroides intestinalis DSM 17393. Encoded proteins:
- a CDS encoding DUF4134 domain-containing protein, coding for MKKKVLFSAVALLAASSAFAQGNGMAGITEATNMVTSYFDPATKLIYAIGAVVGLIGGVKVYGKFSSGDPDTSKTAASWFGACIFLIVAATILRSFFL
- a CDS encoding DUF3408 domain-containing protein; translation: MAKQSGGKPQIDEDFMKEIISQGLPVKKQETPTVTVKTAVETPDKPDDKPETADKGEIKAEPKEEKAAKEPARRKKNTPGDYRETYFMRVDLTDRQPLYVSRTTHEKLMKIVTVIGGRKATVSSYVENILLRHFDQFQDEINELYESKFEKPF
- a CDS encoding toprim domain-containing protein; the protein is MNIEDVKQIPIADYLHSLGYSPVKQQGNGLWYKSPLREEHEPSFKVNTDRNLWYDFGAGKGGNIIALAKELYCSDSLPYLLNRIAEQTPHIRPVSFSFPQRRKEPSFQHLEVRDLTHPALLRYLQGRGINIELAKRECKELHFTNNGRPFFAIGFPNMTGGYEVRNSFFKGCIAPKDITHIRQQGEPREKCLVFEGFMDYLSFLTLRMRNCPTMPDLDRQDYVILNSTANVSKALDVMSPYERIHCMLDNDKAGYEATRDIELEYSYRVRDFSHNYRGYSDLNDYLCGRKQERKNAASQVQETKQETGQRAAPRQKRGRGI
- a CDS encoding helix-turn-helix domain-containing protein encodes the protein MTNIILTTPEELRAIVSETVSQSLAGFTQPRNEPDNLTPDVAVEVLERHGFLISKARLYKLTAKKEVPFRKYGNKLLFSRKELLTWAENLAKRVNDKDEAALAIAKSANRKIRNYGK
- a CDS encoding ParA family protein; translation: MKKETLYVAFSTQKGGVGKTTFTVLVASYLYYLKGYNVAVVDCDYPQHSISAMRKRDAEQVNSDEYYKQLAFHQFKTLGKKAYPVLCSSLDEAIKTADEFLASVGTDYDVVFFDLPGTVNSEGVINSLSGVDYIFTPIAADRVVLESSLSFAVAIHKLLVKNEACRLKGLHLFWNMVDGREKTDLYTLYEQTIRELELPLMKVFIPDTKRFKKELDALRKTVFRSTLFPADKRLVKGSNMEELITEIAYLIKL
- a CDS encoding DUF4133 domain-containing protein, whose amino-acid sequence is MADYPINRGIGKPVEFKGLKSQYLFIFAGGLLALFVLFIIMYMVGINQWVCIIFGVTSATLLVWQTFRLNEKYGTHGLMKLSARKSHPFHIINRKAISRLFHLKQTSK
- a CDS encoding helix-turn-helix domain-containing protein, with amino-acid sequence MPNKKTKTVKIRHLECFSAIYGELAQNPEYAGYEIEEAVLQVKSYIPPAVKDVDKAIEKIRFSHATRKYKYPVFEGRELIDQKTLAKMAGVSRQTVARWEELGFISRSDIGLSGSKYFVIKEVVSQLERLKDVK
- a CDS encoding site-specific integrase; its protein translation is MFKYSKDGISVLSVLDARRAKKSGLFPVKIQVIHNRKQKYYSTGKELSKEDWEILAESKSRRLIEIRASVENSFSIIKSQVEALAERGDFCFDALSMRLGRCTGTTLNTAIQGKIDAFKLNGQVNSYYNYRSTLKSIERFAGGSVPFSAVSADWLSRLDKFLRNEGKTVTTINFYMKALKCVVNDARRNGILKEAQYPFGRGKYEIPSGNSRKLALTMEQIKKVVTYKGSKTVEKYRDFWFFSYLCNGINFRDMLFLRYGNIVDGEICFVRSKTSHTSNHIREIRAVLTPEMRDIIKRWGNPDEGNPDTFLFKYAKDTEDEFVISNIVRRVTHRCNIALAKIAQAVGVPRFTTYSARHSYATVLKRSGTNIAYISESLGHSSLAITENYLASFEQEERIRNAQLLTKFD
- a CDS encoding AAA family ATPase, whose protein sequence is MENKRKEEAGQDVTMQKEDFAALWKTIHLKVTDTYEVPPEILWVNGSTIGTLGNFSASTGKAKSKKTFNISAIVAAALKNDEVLKYSACLPPNKRKILYVDTEQSKYHCHKVMERILRLAGLPTDKDREDFVFIVLREQTPDKRKQIIGYMLENMPDVGLLIIDGIRDLMYDINSPSESTDLINLLMRWSSGYNLHIHTVLHLNKGDDNTRGHIGTELNNKAETVLQITKSQQDGNISEVKAMHIRDREFDPFAFRINDSALPEAVDGYVFKQPSQDRGFPLAELTEQQHRTALENGFGKQVIYGYENVLKTLKQGYASIGYERGRNIHVELNKFLVNKRMIVKEGKGYRYNPDFHY